The stretch of DNA tcccataatattttgactttattctcatattattaaaTTTTTCCGtaacctaattgtccaaaaattacatctttattcgttgttttctttgtttttcatattacgacgtaaaaaaaaaaggtttctctactatttcaacttcatactactaaaatgatgttatttttcctcatcaaattgtttttcttgtacaattacaactttttcctcataaaatgatcactttttttctctaaacattttgactctattcttgtaaaattacaactgtttttttcttttatgctgttttccactttccaactatttcaattttcttcttgtaaatttagttTTTGTAATTCTTTATAGccacaacattttgactttattctcgtaatattcgaACTTTCCCCCAACCCTAATTccgaatattacaacttgatttgttgttttgttaatcatattacaacatcatattacaacaaacaacagtttttttagtatttcaacttcatgctactaaaatgacatttttcctcatatgatgtttttcttgaaaaatgatgccttcttttctcttaatattttgacttgttgtcttgttaaattctattttcagaatgtgctgtgggctacaaatggcccccgggccacactttggacccccccaATTTAGGCTTTTTCTACGTTACAGCCAAGGTTTATCACCTGGGGTTAATTCGGTGCATAAAATAATTACGGTCAAACATTAACATGAGTAAAGAAGGGAGCAAGACCTCAGAAGAGGAAGCAAATGTTACAATAAACAAATgacacattcatacatttctAATCAACTCAATTCATCAATCTATTTGACTTTGAATCCAAGAGAAAACATCTTGTCATACCTGCAGCATCCCTTCTGTTGTTTTCCCATGCAATTCCTGACTGGACAGGTGCAGGGTTCTCAGACTCCGAAGCCCTGTGGGAAGGCCTTGTAGGTGCAAGGTTTGCAGGGTTCTCAGACCCCGAAGCCCTGTGGGAAGGCCTTGTAGGTGCAAGGTTTGCAGGGTTCTCAGACCCTGAAGCCCTGTGAGAAGGCTTCGTAGGTACAGGGTTCTGAGACAACGAGGGCCTTGGGGAAGGCCCAGCATGAACCCAACCTTTTTTGGGTCCACGTTGCTGCTCGATGTTAGTTTGGTGGGGACGTGACAGGGTGATGAAGACGGAGGACACCTTCTTGTTTGATTCTTCCGAGGCCATGCCTAtggaaaagcacacttttcttACTGTGAAGAGAGGACACGTCTTTCCAAATGGTTTTCCTGTTTATAAAAGGGATCCTCTTTAAATATGGAGCCAGAACACTGCCATTAAATTTGGGCATTgacaaaaaatgctgacagaaaAGGATTCACACTGAAAAATAAAACccgcacattaaaaaaatgcaatacttTGTGTTGTTTGCGTCTTTGTCTGGGGGAGCTTGAGAGCAGGGTCGAGGAGCTGACGACTGGTCTGACAGCTCCAGGTGAACTTGTGGCTTAGCGGCGGTTCAGGGGCTCCTAGCCCCTCCCCTCAAACCCTCCCACTCCACACCAAAACACTGACATTATTGAAAGTGgaaaaattacagtaaattgAAAGTGAAAACTAAAAACACTGTGAGACGCTGAAAAAACTgtctcaaaacatgtgaattcaacctAAATTGCGTGGTGTCTTTAAACGCAACCCTTCATGAtgcataatacagtaatccctcttttatcgtggttaattggttccagacctgacgacgataagtgaattttttacGAGGTTGGATTAAATatgaacaaatggaatatttttgtagttatggcatagaaaacctgtttacgatcttctaaatacagttttcaacattattagagccaccaagacatggaataacactcTTATAAACACCTTTACAGttttattaccaaatatagtagatataatcagagaaaataagacatattagacaaatGATAAGACTGACAccttagcagttccttgtttttctcAAGACAGCGTGCTTCCTGTGTACTTGTGGCTTTAAACGGCTTTACACTCCttatttacactcatattacctaatatagtagagaGAATAAGAGtcaataagccatgtaagacgtaaataaatcTCCTGCAaaagcagtgtcacagtaaatgtgttccccagggaACCTTAGTGACAGTCTAGTGCCTGTAGATGTAGAATGTTAGCTCAttttggctccagcatacccgcgtcCCTAatgtggataagcggcatggaagatagatagatggatggacttagctcatttagccatttttatgcttgaaattgctcaatttaggccaaaaataagtacaatttgcttcaatgtgcatttttttaactaacaggccgtattcaaccacaaaacagtgattattttaattaatttgaaataaaaacgtgatatagtgagggagcgataatgaAATGTAATTATCGCGAGGGACGACCGCAATGCGGTTAAAATGGGATTAAAATGTTCTGCTACGATTAAAGCGAGACAAATAGGCGAATACATTATCAGACGAGTGGTATCTTtcagcttgatttaaattttcagttcatttggagctgttaatacatacaaatatatgtaactATAATATATGTTACTGATTAATCTGAATTAATTTGATAAGGGTGATTACAATTTATAAtcatttgactatgaaaatatccaaATAAATAGTTTTTAATGTCCACGTTGGATCTTTCGTGTCAATACAGCTTTTTctacaatgctaacatttattttcaatatgAAAACTTAATGGCAGTGTTCCGCCTCTCTgccattttatgaaaaaaaaaaaatactgcggCTACAACACGGGAAACCTACATGACACTATCTTACTGTATGTTGTGCAGACGACAAAAATATTTGCAGTAAAATTTAacttaaatgatattttaactatgtaaaaaggtcattttgtttttcctggtCAACATCACACATTTTCATGGCTCCATCGAGCTAAATCGTAAGTGTCATACCACGCAATGCATACACAATTGAATCCCTGCTCTGTATTGAATATAAATACATCATGCAAAGACACAAAGTGGTAATTCATTGTTAAGGATGGTATCCTATCACTGGTATCTCAACGGTACTACCTGAGCGATGAAGTAGTTGTCGTCCTTTCTGTCGGCGTTACTTCTCAATTTTTCTTCTGCCCGCAAGAGTGGACTTTACGCTGTACGCCGAGGAGGGTGATTTATATCTGCAGGAGGCCACTCCTTGTGCGACTCCAGCAAGAGGAGTACCACCTCCACCCCAAGCCATAAAAGGCCAATAGGTAGGATTTACAGGAAAAGCCAGCAGAAATATGACGTACCTGTCCCTCCATCGATACTTCACGGGGGAGTTGGGGCTTAtgacagctgactttgggcaagaggtgatGTAGTATTTGTAGGTACTGTTGTATGATCCTCTATAAATTTCATCATAGCATGGTTATGCATGATACAAGTATGGTGTGATATACAGCTGTACTACCGTGGAAGTACACGTGGAGCATTTTCTTGCTTCAGCTGGACCGATGGGATTCCAGGAATCAAACCTGCCTGAACCACGTTACCTCCTAAAGAGAAAGTGACGCGATGCTTGCGCAATAATACACacatcaggtttttttttgatGAGTATACGATAAGCTTTCCTCCCGGAAGGCCTAACATTTACAAAGCCACCACCCAATGTTATCTTTGGAAATGATGCCTCCAACAACTCTTGTTATTTCCCGGCATTCTGCCTAGTCCCCTTCCTTTATTGCAAAATATTGTTGGCTTGACATGGTATCGGCATACGTCTCATACTTTGTGCAGAGATACAGTAATTACAATGTacagctgtcaatcaattaaaacatttaatcgCGATAATCGCATCTTGTCCATAGTTAACGCATAATTGATCGCaatatattactcttttgaacgcatattgttctgagaagcaaaactctttacttaagtggccccaccaactaaccggaactaggttcctcatcaccgaaatcagaccttacatccataacacccatttctggttccaacaacaaaatgtaAGCATTCAACAAAACTAACTAAAAGGttcatgttcagttgtccattcatttgttgtCATTTATGCTAAacaccacagaaagtgtgcagctgcactATTTATGGACCTCTCAAAAGCGTTTGGTACAATTAATTACAACAtcttaacaacaaaattagaaaggtacggaatcacagaattagttttgaattgggttaaaagctacctggcaaacaggaagcaatatgtaaagctaggagaacatGCATCTGcgaatttaaatattacatgtggagtaccccaggggtcaatattaggaccaaaactgttcaacttgtatatcaatgacatcttTTAAagttccccacattactcaccgagttaaccagggtgttattatgttgttggttttatgacagcaacggtgatatcagcagtatgattatatatttttttttttttacaatgatgtgcattacagtaattatcattctgttcactatcataatcatttcatgactgctattatgtgtgactgtttcaatgcagtattgtcattgtgatcactatcatagttcatcatttcatgactactattatgtgtgattgtcactgacagcgttgtcattgtggttgttgatattgttttgtcctttgtctttatgtccttgttcgtctttatatgtcacagacatttatttgctgatgttgttctgtatgtttctgttgttctgttcttgttgacacaattgttgttgttgctgctgttgtccttgtctcctgtctctcttttttttttgtcccccccgtttccttttctcttcttctctgtcacctcctgctccggtcccttcgctccaaatttgcttaataaccagcatcaaagtcaaataaattctgtataacaggggaattgtatatcacacttctccctggcagagtaaatctgttgagcacttgacggcatttaatctgctttaaaggctggacaggacaggggtaaaataaataaataaataaataaagtgacgaaagacttaaagttggtatcatttgcggatgatactactgccttttgttctcgAGAAAGCACACATgagctaatttaaaaaagtcacggaggaaatggccatattaaaaagatgttttgataaaaatagattatcctcGACTTACGTAAAACTCAAATAATACTATTTGGTAATcacagaaaggacacgtacgaccaaatacaaataaacggagtggacattgaaagggtgaatgaaaacaaatttctggggatcataatagatggaaaaaatgagctggaaatctcacatcaaaaatatacaacataaggtggcgagaaatacttaaatattaaataaagcaAGATTTTTTCTTGATCAAacatcactccacactctttactgttctctggtattaccagaactaacttattgtgtggagatatggggtaaacACTATAAACGCAATCTTCACCCGCtaaatgtactacaaaaaagatcagtgaggataatccataatgctgcgtatagagaatatacaaatgtatttttataaatcacaaatataaaaattcgctgatttagtacattttcaaacagcaaaaataatgcataaagctaacaataacctACGACTCAAAAACATCAtgcaatacttttctacaagagaggagaaatacgaTCTTAGGGAAAAGCTAAACTTGAAACaattatatgcgagaacaacgctaaaaacccacagcattccactatgtggaattaaattattgaacggattgagtaaagaactcaaacaatgcaccaagatgagtgaattcaagaaaaaatataagcagttgatgtttgcaaaatacagtagtacctcgcataacgtaaacctctttttacgtaaattccactgaacgtaaagaatttatgtaaaatttttgcatcgtattacgtaagaaattccatataacgtaaagcgtcaagtcggtgcaagttcagaaattcaatttgaatagctcgcgcgacagagagagggaaacattttccatgactaacagagtacacttgctGACACCTTCTGACACtacatgctctcattggctgattagctgggcaccgcctacgctctcatctcattggctgattatcggggcaccgcctacgctctcatctcattggctgacttgtacagcgcgtacgtgagtttgtgtgagagaccggcttctcccttcaacctcccttcctcatcgtagtcgcccttaaactagttgattgtttttgtttttcagttttattcattacagtaatcttatttattaccttattttatattggaatgttactctactatgtttatgctaacgttttcttatattttcccaccatatttggtggactttgaatattttgaagggctagaggggtgagtttgggaagatcttggaacggattaggctatttacatgtattttacgcttcgtataacgtaaaaaccctataacgtaaacattctcggaacggattatttacgttgtaggggcatctactgtacaaggaagaagagtattgaacttgttttgttacgcttttctctattattacactgattattatatgattcatatttattgtgaaaaaccttaattacatcatcatattgttacattaccttatcattcttCTATGTATTCAGAAATCACATGAAATAcaggaggtgaataaatgtactgtaaaagatgtggaacggatagagggtaggattaaataagcttagattcatcctactccttttggacatgtggaactgtgaattgaattatgtgatgtattccattgtaacttgcatgcctgttcaaataaaacaaaaccattatcttttctgcatgtaaaactttaattattgcctataaaatgtgtttacatttttgggtgtctggaacggaatCAATGGATTTACGTTATTTTACGTACGGGAAAATTTGCTTGGGTtgattttggtttgagtcggaccttctggagcggattaatgatgttaacaaGACGCCACCGTACTTGTCTCATTCTCAGAACTTTCAGCCATGCCTGCATGCAAGCATGTCTTCCAaggcattttgagcacaacccgtagggggcgccacaaatgtaatTTCCAGTCATGAataaattaggacaccccatggGGTATCATGCTTTCCCGCTGTTGGAAATCAATcacaattcattaaaaaatatatcaaacatgagtatatttattaacattgtattGGAGGGAGACTTCAGCTGTTTTTTGATAGTGTTTTACTTGTGTAGTCCCTTTTTCTGTAGCTTTGTCCATATTTTCTCATGTGGGtctcttgttcttcttcttcttcttcctaaATGGGAAGTAATGGATTAGTGATagatcaaatttttttttttgtgaatattATTTGAACTCATTCATTACCAAAGACGaatgtatatgtttttataaacccgaatgcccgatcctaacaatgtatttatacgtcttttccatttttttgcgcgagaggcaaaatgaggtgatgatgcaactccacaCTAATGCACTTtactttcagagcaattttaagccataaaaatggccacagggtggcagaagtgcatttgataagagctcgtcATGGATCATGTAGATGTAAAAatcacacgacaggaaggaggagtgAGAGCGTGTGgaagagtgtagcgtgcagaagcttACGCATTGTATTTTAACGCATGCGCgcgcacaaacatgcacacacaattcagttccaaatgtgaaaattgtaaacagttcatggtgttatatttgtaaatatattgttattttgatgtaaaacaacccctttttgttttgtttatgttgtggtatagttgtttagatatttgagctgtcacaaaagcaaaaaatatttgtgtcaaagtgaaagtcatgcttgaaatatatctttttGCAAAAAGCTGTTGttctcccccttttttttttttaagtcaggaagtgatattttcctgaaacttacctatgttctactgctgattactaaagaacggaaaacaatagaaacaacaaaaaaaaaagacgagagtctaacctgtcttttggtaggttccatgtttatatatgcatagaacacaatattctgtgcaccttgaaacatcagtcaaaattgtctaaaacggccggtactgaaggggttgtcttttgtaaaatggctgggattgaaatGTTAACGTGAATGGAGTGGGTGAATCGCTctatgaatgttctgaactcctgtttccattcCTTTGCCCCGATGCTGATGttgcagaaatgacaaacgAAGCCTTTTCGGCACAGACCTTTAAGACGATCTGTAGCAGGTCCTGCGAGGACCACAGGCAGACAGCTTCCCCCAGGAAAGTGACGAGGACATGGAGTACATCAGACCAGTTCCCCACAGTCAGCATCAGAACCAGCAAGGCCCCGAGTCGCACCACCACAGTGTGCAGCAGGGCCTCTGCACCCGTCTGACGTTGTTGATCCTCTGGATGAAACCAAAGAAAACACCGTTAAACATCCCCCATTATGCAAAAGTAAACTTTTTTTTGAATGAGTAATTCAAGCATCAAACAACATTTTGGAcgacacacttccaatacactatcgTGGCACCTCAGAGACTTACTTTTCATTCACTCATAAAGTCCTAAAGCCTTGTGACTCATCCCCACCTTGATTATACACCACCAGCATTGAGTAACAAAGTGTGAGCGGTGTCCAAAACTTGAGCGCCTCCTTCTGGGACAGGAAGTGGTCATAAACTGTGGCAAGGGAGGCCACGGCCGCCACCGCAAAGACTAAAACAACCAGTCTTTTTAGCGAGGCCAGCAGGGTGTGTCCTGAGGCCAGCAGGGTGATGCACTTCCCACAGTAGCGCTCCGTGCTGTGCAGAGGGTACAGTCGGCCCACGTGACTCCACAGGGAGCTGCAGAAGCCCGACAACGCCCAACTGAGAGCGGCAGCCAGGAACAAGCTGAG from Dunckerocampus dactyliophorus isolate RoL2022-P2 chromosome 8, RoL_Ddac_1.1, whole genome shotgun sequence encodes:
- the LOC129186858 gene encoding transmembrane protein 82-like isoform X2: MCSKTESNEKTPSARSPFTAHWRFLVHFWALTGLLSLVGSRVSSLIVLEFSLRAVSAFVSTRPDSGGRGVQFLLIQSHFSLGCSITCTLYFLHQGAPHSSLSLFLAAALSWALSGFCSSLWSHVGRLYPLHSTERYCGKCITLLASGHTLLASLKRLVVLVFAVAAVASLATVYDHFLSQKEALKFWTPLTLCYSMLVVYNQEDQQRQTGAEALLHTVVVRLGALLVLMLTVGNWSDVLHVLVTFLGEAVCLWSSQDLLQIVLKEEEEEEQETHMRKYGQSYRKRDYTSKTLSKNS
- the LOC129186858 gene encoding transmembrane protein 82-like isoform X1; translated protein: MVFPFSWILALLPFESNPVDCFFQGIVGACGVSVLCSLTRVYYFTQMCSKTESNEKTPSARSPFTAHWRFLVHFWALTGLLSLVGSRVSSLIVLEFSLRAVSAFVSTRPDSGGRGVQFLLIQSHFSLGCSITCTLYFLHQGAPHSSLSLFLAAALSWALSGFCSSLWSHVGRLYPLHSTERYCGKCITLLASGHTLLASLKRLVVLVFAVAAVASLATVYDHFLSQKEALKFWTPLTLCYSMLVVYNQEDQQRQTGAEALLHTVVVRLGALLVLMLTVGNWSDVLHVLVTFLGEAVCLWSSQDLLQIVLKEEEEEEQETHMRKYGQSYRKRDYTSKTLSKNS